A genome region from Pseudanabaena sp. Chao 1811 includes the following:
- a CDS encoding GxxExxY protein, with protein MREAISEGVNQVAKEIVDSAFRVHSTLGAGLLESVYEICLEHELRKRGIRVERQVPIPVIYDGIRLEAGFRLDLLVNNCVIVELKAVEYVLPVHTAQLMTYLKLTKHRLGLLINFNVPLIKDGIKRIAL; from the coding sequence ATGAGAGAGGCGATTTCGGAGGGGGTGAATCAGGTAGCTAAGGAGATTGTGGATTCAGCTTTTCGGGTGCATTCTACGTTAGGAGCTGGGTTGTTGGAAAGTGTTTATGAAATTTGTTTGGAACATGAGCTAAGGAAAAGGGGGATAAGGGTGGAGCGACAAGTACCGATTCCTGTAATTTATGACGGCATAAGGCTTGAAGCTGGATTTCGTCTAGATCTCTTAGTGAATAACTGCGTCATCGTCGAACTCAAAGCCGTAGAATATGTCTTGCCAGTACATACTGCCCAACTCATGACCTACCTCAAACTCACCAAACACCGCCTCGGACTCCTAATCAACTTCAATGTCCCCCTCATCAAAGACGGCATCAAACGCATCGCCCTCTAA
- a CDS encoding class I SAM-dependent methyltransferase produces the protein MSDPKVSEAVAKLYNTYPFPPEPLLDEPPPGYNWRWNWQAAYNFCTGQKPTKNDIRVLDAGCGSGVSTEYLVHLNPEAHVVGIDLSEGTLAVAKERCKRSGATRAEFHHLSLFDADQLEGEFDLINSVGVLHHTADPIRGIQALANKLAPGGLLHIFVYGELGRWEIRLMQEAITLLQGDKRGDYVDGVKIGREIFANLPETNALRRRETERWAAENQQDACFADMYVHPQELNYNVNTLFELIDASGLEFLGFSNPQVWDLNRLIGKAPDLIERSQHLTERQRYRLIEVLDPHTISHYEFFLARPPLEKKTWQVDAELLRAIPEPSPCIYGWRDSLHFFDYNYQLVKISDSAWKFLLATDDNQNKGQTVAQILESVEATLEDVRSLQQQQIILLTPQ, from the coding sequence ATGTCCGATCCCAAAGTCAGCGAAGCCGTTGCCAAACTCTACAACACCTACCCCTTCCCACCAGAACCCCTCCTAGATGAGCCACCTCCCGGATATAACTGGCGCTGGAACTGGCAAGCTGCCTATAACTTCTGTACTGGACAAAAACCTACTAAAAATGATATTCGCGTTCTCGATGCGGGCTGTGGCTCAGGCGTAAGCACCGAATATCTTGTCCATCTCAATCCCGAAGCCCATGTTGTCGGTATTGATCTCAGTGAAGGAACCCTCGCTGTTGCCAAAGAACGCTGTAAAAGGTCAGGCGCAACCAGAGCAGAATTCCATCACCTCAGTCTATTTGATGCAGACCAATTGGAAGGAGAATTCGATCTAATCAATTCCGTAGGTGTTCTCCACCATACCGCCGATCCCATCCGTGGCATACAAGCATTAGCAAATAAGCTTGCCCCCGGAGGATTGCTGCATATTTTTGTGTATGGCGAACTAGGTCGTTGGGAAATTCGCTTGATGCAGGAAGCGATCACTTTATTGCAAGGTGATAAGCGTGGCGATTATGTCGATGGCGTGAAAATCGGTAGAGAAATATTTGCAAACCTACCTGAAACTAATGCACTCCGTCGTCGTGAAACTGAACGATGGGCAGCAGAAAATCAGCAGGATGCCTGTTTTGCGGATATGTATGTGCATCCCCAAGAGCTTAATTACAATGTGAATACGCTCTTTGAATTAATTGATGCTTCAGGTTTAGAATTTCTCGGCTTCTCCAATCCACAAGTATGGGATTTAAATCGCTTGATCGGCAAAGCCCCTGACTTAATTGAGCGATCGCAACATCTCACCGAGCGCCAACGCTATCGCCTCATCGAAGTTCTCGATCCGCACACAATTTCCCATTATGAGTTCTTCTTAGCCCGTCCACCACTTGAGAAGAAGACTTGGCAAGTTGATGCGGAATTACTCAGGGCCATTCCTGAACCAAGCCCCTGTATTTATGGCTGGCGCGATAGTTTACATTTCTTTGATTACAACTATCAGCTTGTTAAAATCAGCGATTCTGCTTGGAAGTTCCTGTTAGCAACTGATGACAATCAAAATAAAGGTCAAACTGTCGCACAGATACTAGAGTCCGTTGAGGCTACTTTAGAAGATGTACGATCGCTCCAGCAGCAACAAATTATCTTATTAACACCTCAGTAG
- a CDS encoding response regulator transcription factor codes for MKILLIEEDEILIANLTKHLTAHHYIVDVVKDSETAWSYGSTFEYDLFIFDITSQSLNGINLCHRFRVEGYMMPILLITENSSKVKINGLDAGADDCVVKPFDMSELIARVRALLRRSNASSFPLLVWGDLLLNPSTCEVSYNSQPLTLTNKEYELLELLLRDSQHLLSADEILDRLWSSDDFPSEATVRSHIRRLRHKLVQAGAPSDFVATVHGRGYYLKAPDKSPDLESAKTSQISNLPDLSGVDFPLTPIVANSSLSFTIKQPQAAIKLMVVDDDIDYLRSLPELLAPWEFKVTTLDDPQEFWSVLEAVLPDVLVLDVNIPPFDGIEICQALRSYPQWQRLPVLFLSAVSDRHTQNLAFSVGADDYLCKPISGIDLANRIRNRLQRISAYK; via the coding sequence ATGAAGATATTACTCATAGAAGAAGATGAAATCTTAATCGCTAATTTAACTAAACATCTCACCGCACATCATTACATCGTTGATGTAGTCAAAGATAGTGAAACAGCTTGGAGCTATGGTTCAACCTTTGAATATGACCTGTTTATCTTCGATATTACATCACAAAGTTTAAATGGAATTAATCTCTGCCATCGCTTTCGAGTAGAAGGCTATATGATGCCCATTCTGCTCATCACCGAAAATAGTAGTAAAGTCAAGATAAATGGACTAGATGCAGGCGCAGATGATTGTGTAGTCAAACCCTTTGATATGTCAGAATTAATTGCAAGAGTTCGCGCTTTATTGAGAAGGAGCAATGCCAGTTCGTTCCCTTTGTTAGTTTGGGGAGATTTACTACTCAATCCTAGTACCTGCGAAGTTTCCTATAATAGTCAGCCGCTAACACTAACCAATAAAGAATATGAATTATTAGAACTTTTGCTACGCGATAGCCAACACTTACTCAGTGCTGACGAAATTCTCGATCGCCTTTGGTCTTCCGATGATTTTCCTTCTGAGGCAACCGTGCGATCACATATTCGTCGCTTGCGTCACAAGTTAGTCCAAGCAGGCGCTCCCTCAGATTTTGTTGCTACCGTGCATGGGCGAGGCTATTACCTCAAAGCACCAGATAAGAGTCCAGATTTAGAATCAGCAAAAACATCACAGATTTCTAATTTACCTGACTTATCTGGCGTAGATTTCCCGTTAACCCCAATCGTCGCTAACTCATCGCTCTCATTCACCATCAAGCAACCTCAAGCCGCAATTAAATTAATGGTTGTTGATGATGATATTGACTATTTGCGATCGCTACCAGAGCTACTTGCACCTTGGGAATTTAAAGTTACGACCCTAGACGATCCACAGGAGTTTTGGTCAGTTTTAGAAGCCGTATTACCAGATGTTTTAGTCTTAGATGTGAACATCCCCCCCTTTGATGGAATAGAAATTTGTCAGGCTCTCCGTAGCTACCCTCAATGGCAACGTTTACCAGTTTTGTTTTTAAGCGCTGTAAGCGATCGGCATACGCAAAACCTAGCTTTTAGTGTCGGTGCTGACGACTATTTATGTAAGCCGATCTCAGGTATCGATCTGGCTAACCGTATTCGTAATCGACTACAAAGAATTAGTGCATATAAGTGA
- a CDS encoding DUF455 domain-containing protein, which yields MTVAYPRKFRGQLSAEDILDNVVRQREIHMKTLNRYRFSEQRSCKDLTGLIEFLDGKPRDLIQDLSHHVSDEARHAAWLTDLLYDLGEEIGTPDGTLYIDEFSRLSKYPISDPEDFVIDALAGINVAEKRGCEYFAAHIRSLKKAEQTPENVKIRETIEKILPEEAAHVRWGNRKLAEISKKSEAHHAKVEAAKRKYVAIEQAAFESEMDVLAGAEVRRLENLLKIADTLPLWERPQYLLDQLPETLFSAELQKTRIDLFKKAWEKDPSAFVEKFIPMFFNSNLKDAANKAKTY from the coding sequence ATGACTGTTGCATATCCTCGTAAATTTCGCGGTCAACTCAGCGCCGAAGATATCCTTGATAATGTTGTGCGTCAGCGTGAAATCCACATGAAGACGCTAAATCGCTATCGCTTTAGCGAACAACGTAGCTGCAAAGACTTGACTGGACTAATTGAATTCCTCGATGGCAAGCCTCGTGATTTAATTCAAGACCTTTCTCATCACGTATCTGATGAAGCCCGTCATGCTGCATGGTTGACTGATTTACTCTACGATCTAGGTGAGGAGATCGGTACACCCGATGGAACTTTGTATATTGATGAATTTTCGCGTTTGAGCAAATATCCAATTTCCGATCCCGAAGACTTCGTGATCGATGCCTTGGCTGGAATCAATGTTGCGGAAAAGCGTGGTTGTGAATATTTTGCCGCGCATATTCGTTCTCTAAAGAAGGCGGAACAGACTCCCGAAAATGTCAAAATCCGTGAAACCATTGAGAAAATCCTGCCTGAAGAGGCAGCCCATGTGCGTTGGGGCAATCGCAAGCTTGCTGAGATTAGCAAAAAGAGTGAGGCTCACCACGCTAAAGTCGAGGCGGCTAAACGCAAATATGTAGCGATCGAGCAAGCTGCCTTTGAATCAGAAATGGATGTTCTCGCTGGTGCAGAAGTTCGTCGTCTTGAGAATTTGTTAAAAATTGCAGATACCCTTCCTCTATGGGAACGCCCTCAATATCTGCTCGATCAACTACCTGAGACATTGTTCTCTGCTGAATTGCAAAAGACTAGAATCGATCTCTTTAAGAAAGCATGGGAAAAAGATCCTTCTGCTTTTGTTGAGAAGTTCATTCCTATGTTCTTTAATAGCAATCTTAAAGATGCTGCTAATAAGGCTAAAACCTATTAA
- the bioF gene encoding 8-amino-7-oxononanoate synthase has translation MKTEPISTPYDWLDRSLDSIHKANWYRSTQTITSKAGTIATIDGREMLMFASNNYLGLAGDRRLIEAAISATEIYGTGATGSRLVTGHLALHEELETAIADLKNTEAALVFSSGYLANLGTISAIVGQRDLILGDEYNHSCLKKGGVLSGATAIDYQHLNLADLTAKLQDHRAKYRRCLITTDSVFSMDGDLAPLREIMDLANQYDCMVLVDEAHGTGVFGDRGGGLTNALGIQQNLIQVGTLSKALGSLGGYVAGSAKLIDYLRNRAATWIYTTGLSPADTGAAIAAINIVITETIRRQQLWQNVETVKQGLQDLGIQAIALDSPIMAIEVGDIPQTLKMAKHLRDNGIFAPAIRPPTVPTPRIRLTLMASHTLSQIHFLMQCLQVW, from the coding sequence GTGAAGACTGAACCTATATCTACTCCCTATGACTGGCTCGATCGCTCCTTAGACTCCATTCACAAAGCTAATTGGTATCGTTCTACGCAGACTATCACCAGCAAGGCAGGAACAATCGCCACCATTGATGGGCGCGAAATGCTGATGTTTGCCAGCAATAACTATCTAGGACTAGCAGGCGATCGCCGTTTGATTGAGGCTGCCATTAGCGCAACGGAAATCTACGGCACTGGCGCAACGGGATCACGCTTGGTAACGGGGCATCTTGCCCTACATGAAGAATTAGAAACAGCGATCGCCGATCTGAAAAATACAGAAGCAGCTTTAGTCTTTAGCTCTGGTTATTTAGCAAATTTGGGGACAATTTCGGCAATTGTAGGACAGAGGGATTTGATTTTAGGTGATGAATATAATCACTCCTGTTTAAAAAAAGGAGGGGTACTCAGTGGAGCAACCGCGATCGATTATCAACATCTAAATTTAGCTGACCTCACTGCTAAATTGCAGGATCATCGAGCTAAATATCGGCGTTGTTTGATTACTACCGACAGCGTATTCAGTATGGATGGCGACCTTGCACCATTACGAGAAATTATGGACTTAGCTAACCAATATGACTGTATGGTCTTAGTTGATGAGGCGCATGGTACGGGAGTATTTGGCGATCGCGGTGGCGGCTTGACAAATGCGTTAGGAATTCAGCAGAACTTAATCCAAGTGGGAACCCTCAGTAAAGCTTTAGGAAGTTTGGGGGGCTATGTCGCAGGCTCAGCAAAATTAATCGACTATCTCCGCAATCGAGCCGCAACTTGGATCTATACAACGGGACTCTCGCCTGCGGATACGGGTGCAGCGATCGCGGCAATTAATATCGTCATAACAGAAACTATTCGCCGTCAGCAGCTTTGGCAAAATGTGGAGACTGTGAAACAGGGTTTACAGGATTTGGGTATACAAGCGATCGCCTTAGATTCCCCAATTATGGCGATCGAAGTTGGCGATATCCCACAAACCCTGAAAATGGCTAAACACTTACGGGATAATGGAATCTTTGCCCCTGCCATCCGTCCGCCCACTGTTCCCACACCACGTATCCGCCTCACCTTGATGGCAAGCCATACTCTCAGCCAAATTCATTTTTTGATGCAATGTTTACAAGTTTGGTAA
- a CDS encoding GGDEF domain-containing protein yields the protein MFTSLVNLDIQTMIFMTSLDAMLQVSMLVFLCFLVNQYRGIKTYTIGKIFTISSYFITFSKVFPVSATLITAGLFLLMGSCITCIAIAQFTGQKIKFHYFLLFNLLFIGIQSYFVIFQDIFLFKTITQSVFQIAIFALSIYYLRSHSHTSFVGSARFMVSIMAGLILSLIARIIILIQNPPENLYAHTEINSASLLIIFIFTFLMTAGFIMMVCQRLYYDLHQAANTDVLTHLLNRRAMMQKLEKEINHFYRSDRPFAIILIDVDFFKRVNDVYGHDGGDTVLMHLAQILQTKMRHIDSASRWGGEEFLILLPDTTLYKAQEIAERLRSYIEANPTQSNIQITISLGIAVIRQHGNSLESLITAADHALYEAKRTGRNRVVVAQA from the coding sequence ATGTTTACAAGTTTGGTAAATCTTGACATTCAGACCATGATCTTCATGACTAGCCTTGATGCGATGTTGCAAGTATCAATGCTCGTCTTTTTATGCTTTTTGGTAAATCAATATCGAGGCATTAAAACCTATACAATCGGCAAAATTTTTACAATATCGAGCTATTTCATCACTTTCAGCAAAGTTTTTCCAGTATCTGCCACATTAATTACTGCTGGGCTATTCCTCTTAATGGGTAGTTGTATTACATGTATCGCTATAGCTCAATTTACTGGTCAAAAAATTAAGTTCCATTACTTTCTCCTATTCAATCTTCTATTTATCGGAATTCAATCATATTTTGTAATTTTCCAAGATATTTTTCTATTCAAAACTATTACCCAATCAGTTTTTCAGATCGCAATCTTTGCCCTATCTATTTACTATTTGCGATCGCATTCCCATACAAGTTTTGTTGGCTCAGCTAGATTTATGGTGAGCATTATGGCTGGTTTAATACTGTCATTAATAGCCAGAATTATCATCCTGATTCAGAATCCACCTGAAAATCTATATGCACATACCGAGATTAATTCCGCCTCATTACTCATCATTTTTATCTTCACTTTTTTGATGACGGCTGGTTTTATCATGATGGTATGCCAGAGGCTCTATTACGATTTACATCAGGCAGCTAATACTGACGTACTAACTCATCTGCTCAATCGCAGGGCAATGATGCAGAAACTTGAGAAAGAAATCAATCATTTCTATCGTAGCGATCGCCCTTTTGCCATTATCTTGATCGATGTTGATTTTTTTAAGCGCGTTAATGATGTTTATGGACATGATGGCGGTGATACAGTTCTCATGCACCTTGCCCAGATTCTACAAACAAAAATGCGGCATATTGATTCGGCTAGTCGTTGGGGAGGGGAAGAGTTTTTGATTTTGTTACCTGATACGACACTCTATAAAGCGCAGGAAATTGCCGAGCGATTACGCTCCTACATAGAAGCTAACCCCACCCAATCCAATATTCAAATCACCATTAGTTTAGGAATAGCCGTAATTCGTCAGCATGGGAATTCTTTAGAAAGCTTAATTACGGCTGCGGATCATGCTTTATATGAAGCCAAAAGAACTGGGCGTAATCGTGTAGTTGTTGCCCAAGCATAA